In Chitinophaga oryzae, the sequence ATCTGCATCGTGTAGAGGGCGATCAATGGAATGCTGACTACTGGTACCGCAGGGCCGGAGAAAAAAGTCCTGCCGTGGGGCTGGAAGCAGAATGGCAACAGCTCGTCAAACAGCTGCTGGGTGCAGGTAAAAAGTGATCATCTAATCTATCTAACACAACAAAAATATTATGAAAGGAAAAATTATACTGACCGCCCTTTTAGCCGGCGGATGTTATATGGCACAGGCGCAGGACCAGAAAGCCAAACCGGAAGATACCGAAGTATATACACCGGTACCACCGGAAGTAAAGCCGGGCAAAAAATGCGGTGACGCCCCTTCCGACGCGATCATCCTGTTTGACGGTTCCAACCTGGACCAGTGGGTGATGGCGGACGACAGGAATACGCCTGCCAAATGGGACGTGTCTAAAGGCGTGCTGACGGTCAACAAAAAGGTGGGTAATATCGAAACCAAAAAATCGTTTAACAACTACCAGCTGCATATCGAATGGCGGGTGCCGGCCAATATCACCGGCACCGGCCAGGGCAGGGGCAACAGCGGCGTGTTCCTGGCTTCCATCGGTAAAGGCGATGCGGGGTATGAATTACAGGTGCTGGACTCCTATAACAACAAGACCTACACCAACGGTCAGGCTGCCAGTATCTACAAGCAGCATGTACCGCTGGCCAATCCGACCAACAAACCGGGTGAATGGCAGGCATATGACGTGATCTGGACGGCGCCGGTATTCGGCAGCGATGGTAAACTGGTTAGTCCGGCCAGGGTGACCGTACTGTTCAACGGGGTATTGGTACAAAACAATGTGGAACTGAAGGGGCCTACCCAGTACATTGGTGCTCCGGCATATCGTGAGGCGCACGGCCCAAGCCCTATCAAGCTGCAGGCCCATGGCGATAAGAGCGAGCCGCTGAGCTTCCGCAACATCTGGATCCGCGAATTATAATATTTTATTGCTGCTCACCGGAACACCTGGTGGGCAGCAATCACTATCTCCCGCAGCAGTAACTGCATATCCTCCACCAGCCAGTCAAACAATGGGTCTTCCTGACCGCGCCTGTACGCAGCAATGACCGTCCCCATTATTTTTGTTATCCGGTAGCTCATGTAGTATTTGTTGACTGCAAACTTACTGTCGTATTTTAATATCCGGGGGCCTCCATTACGACAAAAAAGGAGGTTGTTTACGACATTGGTTTTCTCTATATTTGGTACATGAAACACATATCCATCCTCGTCCCCAAAGGTGATGTAGCCCTATCTTGCATCGAAGGCTCATTTACTGTGTTTAACAAGGTCAATGACTTTCTGGCCGCATCGGGCAGATCCCCTTTATTTAAAGTGCAACTGGTGGGCCTTGCACGGGATCCAGAAACCTACCACCGTCTTTTTGCTGTTACGCCGGACCTCACACTGGATGAAGTCAATCAGACAGACCTGATTGTTATCCCGGCGGTTAATGGCGACATGCAGCAAGTCATCAGTATGAACCAGGAGTTCTTTCCCTGGATCGTGAAGCAGCACCATAAAGGCGCGGAAGTGGCCAGCTTATGCGTGGGCGCTTTCCTGCTGGCTTCTACCGGCCTGCTGGACGGTAAAAAATGTTCCACGCACTGGTTTGCCGCCAACCACTTCCGTAAGATGTTCCCGGATGTAACACTGGTGTCAGAAAAAATCATCACCGACGAAGGAGGTATCTACTCCAGCGGCGGGGCGGCATCTTTCTACAACCTGATCATCTACCTGGTGGAGAAGTACGCAGGCAAAGAACTGGCGATTCTCTGTTCCAAGATGTTCGAGATTGAATTCGAACGCAGCAACCAATCCCCCTTTATCATCTTTGAAGGCCAGAAAGGGCATGATGATGAACCTATCCGCAAAGCCCAGGAATACATCGAACAGAATTTCTCGGAAAGGATCACGGTAGACCAGCTGGCCACCATGTTTTCCCTCAGCCGCAGAAACCTGGAAAGACGCTTTAAGAAAGCCACCTCCAATACCGCTGTGGAATACATGCAGCGTGTAAAGATCGAAGCAGCCAAAAACAGCCTGGAAAGAGGTTCAGAAAACGTCAGCGAGGTAATGTACAAAGTAGGCTATACCGACACCAAAGCATTCCGTACCACCTTCAAAAAGATCACGGGACTTTCTCCACAGGAATACCGCAATAAATACAACAGGGCGCTGGCCAGCTAACTGCAGGGACGGCTGTCAGCCTTTTGTAGCTTTTCTTCCTCATTCCTTCTTAGCCCGGATGGGTATTTTACTGCCCATCCGGCATGGATTTGCCTTGTCGCTGTGCTATCAGGGACAGGCATAGTTTTTTATCACTGTTATAAAAAACGGTGAGATGAAAACCTGTCCGGACGAAACTAACCAGGAGGCCCACGCTTTTTACCAGGAAGCACTGCACCATCTGAACGCCAGCGGCGCCGATTACATGCTCGGCGGCGCTTTTGCCATGTTCTTCTATACCGGTATTTACCGGGACACCAAAGACCTGGACATCTTCTGTAAATGGACCGAATACCCCAAGATCCTGCAATATTTTTCCGCACAGCCCGGTTATCGGGTAGAGTTGACCGATGTACGGTGGCTCGCCAAAGTATATAAAGGCGATTATTTTATCGATATCATTTTTGATACGGTCAACAATATCTGCCGGGTAGATGATACCTGGTACCAGCATACCGTTACCACCACTTTTGAAGGCGTGTCGGTGAAGCTGATGGCGCCTGAAGAGCTGGTATGGTGCAAGATCTATGTCCAGAACCGCGAACGCTTCGACGGGGCGGACGTGAACCATATCCTGCTCCGGCATAAAAACTTTGACTGGCGACGGCTGCTTTTCCGGCTGGACCAGCACTGGCATCTGCTGCTGGCGCAACTGCTGATATTCCAGTTCGTATACCCGGCGGATTATCCCGACGTGATCCCGCGCTGGCTGTTTGATGAGCTGATGGACAGGGCCCGTCAGCAATATGAACTGCCAAGGGCGGTGGAAAGAGTATGCCGTGGCCCTTTTATTGATCAGACACAATACGAGATCGATATCAAAGTATGGGATTACAAAGCGTACACGATTAAAACCGTATAGTCATGACCGAAACCAAACATCCTGTCCGTATAGCCGCCGTGGCCGACCTGCACGTGACGGTAGAGGACAAAGGCAAATGGACCGACTGTTTCAAAGAAGTGTCTGCTAAAGCAGATATCCTGCTGCTGTGCGGCGACCTTACCGATACCGGCGACGAATCAGAAGCGGCGGTGTTATACGATGAGCTGAAGGTGTGCACTATCCCCGTCATCGGGGTGCTGGGCAACCATGACTGTGAAAAGGGGCGTCAGAAAATTATCCGCAATATCATACAGGGCATTGCCAATGTGCATATCCTCGATGGCGAGGCCGTTGTGGTGCATGATATCGGCTTTGCGGGGGTGAAAGGCTTCGGCGGCGGGTTCGACGGCCATATGCTGGCCATGTTCGGGGAGAACGCCATGAAAGCGTTTGTCCAGGAAGCGGTGGATGAGGCGCTGCACCTGGACAGGGCGCTGGCCAAAATAGAAAAGGAACATCCGGGTATGAGGAAACTGGTATTGCTGCACTATTCACCCGTGTCGGAAACCATTGCCGGCGAACCGGAACAGATTTTTCCTTTCCTCGGATCGTCGCGGCTGGCGGAGCCGCTGACCAGGCGCAAGGTGACCGCGGCTTTCCACGGGCATGCCCATCACGGCCGGCTGGAAGGGCATCTGGGCGATGTGAAGATCTTTAATGTAGCCAGGCCCATCCTGCTGAAAGCAGGGTTTCAGCATCCGTTTTTTATGTATGAAATAGACTGAAGCCGTTTGTCGCTGGCCCCGTGTTTGTGCCGTTACTCCCGGTAAATGATTATCTCACAAAATATTATTTGTATGAGTACTGTGAATGTAGAAAACAGAAACCGTTATGCGCTGATCACCGGCGCAACCAGCGGTATTGGTTATGAGCTGGCGGTGTTGTTTGCGCAGGACAGCTACAACCTGATATTAGTGGCCCGCTGCGAAGACCGTTTACAGGAGGTGACCAACAAGCTGAAGCAGTTATACAGTGTGGAAGTGACGCCACTGGCCGTCAACCTGTTTAAGTCCACCGCGGCGCAGGAAATATTCCGGGCCACCAGTGACATGGGGATACAGATCGATGTGCTGGTGAATAACGCGGGGCAGGGAGAATGGGGGCCTTTTGCAGAGACGGCGCTGGAGCGCGACATGGATATTATCCAGCTGAATGTGAATGCGCCGGTAGCGCTTACCCGGCTGTACCTGCCTGAAATGCTGCGCAGGAATGAAGGCCGGATACTGCAGATGGGTTCGGAAGCCGGTACCATGCCCATGCCGCTGTTGTCGGTGTATGCCGCCACCAAGGCATTTATATTGTCATTCAGCGCGGCGCTGTCAGAGGAGCTCAGAGATACCAACGTCACTGTAACGGCGCTGTTGCCGGGCGCCACAGATACCGATTTCTTCCACAAAGCCAAACAGGACGATACCGTTACCTACCGGGAGAAGCCGTTGCTGACCCCGGAGAAAGTGGCCAGGGATGGTTATGAGGCGCTGATGAAGGGCAAAAACAGGGTGATTTCCGGGGCAAGGACCAAACTGCATGTATTTGAAGGCGAATGGCTTCCTACGGAGAAAGTGGCCTCGGACGCCCGTAAGCTGAATGAGCCGAGCTCCAAAGGCGGGGGCGAAAAATGGCCGGTACATGCGGCATCCATGGAAGAACGGGAAAGTATCATGGGAGAAACCGGCAGTATCAGCGGCGACAGAAAGCGGCGATAACGATACCGGATATACGAAGGGACCGCTGCAGGCGGTCCCTTTTAAAATGTTTTCACGTTTGTTACAGATCGTCTGTCAACGGTTCGTCTCCTGCCAGTTCCTCATCGTCGATGAACGTTTGTTCCGGTATATCTTCTTCTGCTCTTTTTTGTTGCATGGTCCGCTGTTTGTCGTGCGGACCAGGCGGATGCATCGTTTCATCTGT encodes:
- a CDS encoding metallophosphoesterase family protein; this translates as MTETKHPVRIAAVADLHVTVEDKGKWTDCFKEVSAKADILLLCGDLTDTGDESEAAVLYDELKVCTIPVIGVLGNHDCEKGRQKIIRNIIQGIANVHILDGEAVVVHDIGFAGVKGFGGGFDGHMLAMFGENAMKAFVQEAVDEALHLDRALAKIEKEHPGMRKLVLLHYSPVSETIAGEPEQIFPFLGSSRLAEPLTRRKVTAAFHGHAHHGRLEGHLGDVKIFNVARPILLKAGFQHPFFMYEID
- a CDS encoding 3-keto-disaccharide hydrolase encodes the protein MKGKIILTALLAGGCYMAQAQDQKAKPEDTEVYTPVPPEVKPGKKCGDAPSDAIILFDGSNLDQWVMADDRNTPAKWDVSKGVLTVNKKVGNIETKKSFNNYQLHIEWRVPANITGTGQGRGNSGVFLASIGKGDAGYELQVLDSYNNKTYTNGQAASIYKQHVPLANPTNKPGEWQAYDVIWTAPVFGSDGKLVSPARVTVLFNGVLVQNNVELKGPTQYIGAPAYREAHGPSPIKLQAHGDKSEPLSFRNIWIREL
- a CDS encoding nucleotidyltransferase; this translates as MKTCPDETNQEAHAFYQEALHHLNASGADYMLGGAFAMFFYTGIYRDTKDLDIFCKWTEYPKILQYFSAQPGYRVELTDVRWLAKVYKGDYFIDIIFDTVNNICRVDDTWYQHTVTTTFEGVSVKLMAPEELVWCKIYVQNRERFDGADVNHILLRHKNFDWRRLLFRLDQHWHLLLAQLLIFQFVYPADYPDVIPRWLFDELMDRARQQYELPRAVERVCRGPFIDQTQYEIDIKVWDYKAYTIKTV
- a CDS encoding SDR family NAD(P)-dependent oxidoreductase, yielding MSTVNVENRNRYALITGATSGIGYELAVLFAQDSYNLILVARCEDRLQEVTNKLKQLYSVEVTPLAVNLFKSTAAQEIFRATSDMGIQIDVLVNNAGQGEWGPFAETALERDMDIIQLNVNAPVALTRLYLPEMLRRNEGRILQMGSEAGTMPMPLLSVYAATKAFILSFSAALSEELRDTNVTVTALLPGATDTDFFHKAKQDDTVTYREKPLLTPEKVARDGYEALMKGKNRVISGARTKLHVFEGEWLPTEKVASDARKLNEPSSKGGGEKWPVHAASMEERESIMGETGSISGDRKRR
- a CDS encoding GlxA family transcriptional regulator; the encoded protein is MKHISILVPKGDVALSCIEGSFTVFNKVNDFLAASGRSPLFKVQLVGLARDPETYHRLFAVTPDLTLDEVNQTDLIVIPAVNGDMQQVISMNQEFFPWIVKQHHKGAEVASLCVGAFLLASTGLLDGKKCSTHWFAANHFRKMFPDVTLVSEKIITDEGGIYSSGGAASFYNLIIYLVEKYAGKELAILCSKMFEIEFERSNQSPFIIFEGQKGHDDEPIRKAQEYIEQNFSERITVDQLATMFSLSRRNLERRFKKATSNTAVEYMQRVKIEAAKNSLERGSENVSEVMYKVGYTDTKAFRTTFKKITGLSPQEYRNKYNRALAS